A genomic stretch from Sphingobacterium sp. ML3W includes:
- a CDS encoding helix-turn-helix transcriptional regulator, whose product MKTPEKVSSISTLHQFLGLKEPANPLISVFNFDDVKLEPETILGAITTDFYVIALKKDCAGGKCRYGQQYYDFDKGIMSFIAPHQVLQFDDILLNKVRGFVLVLHPDFLHGYKLASDIKEYGYFSYTAYEALHLSEKEEKTIFDIIRNVEQEIDINMDSFTQDLLVSNLDLLLKYCDRYYNRQFLTRKKVNSDLLSKLELLLDDYFKNDKLTINGIPSVHFIAEQLHLSANYLSDMLRAQTGQTTQQHIQNRLIEKAKELLSTTSTSVSEIAYQLGFEHPQSFHRLFKSRTSFSPLEFRSSLN is encoded by the coding sequence ATGAAAACTCCGGAAAAAGTATCATCCATAAGTACACTTCATCAATTTTTGGGGTTAAAGGAACCCGCTAACCCGCTGATCAGTGTGTTTAATTTTGACGATGTCAAACTGGAACCAGAAACCATTCTAGGAGCTATTACAACCGACTTTTATGTCATTGCTTTAAAGAAAGACTGTGCCGGAGGAAAATGTAGATATGGCCAGCAATATTATGATTTTGATAAAGGTATTATGTCTTTTATTGCCCCGCATCAGGTCCTACAGTTTGATGATATACTGCTTAATAAAGTAAGAGGGTTCGTTTTGGTATTACATCCGGATTTCCTGCATGGATATAAATTGGCATCCGACATTAAAGAATATGGTTATTTTTCCTATACAGCCTATGAAGCTTTGCATCTTTCTGAAAAGGAAGAGAAAACCATTTTTGATATCATAAGGAATGTTGAACAGGAAATTGATATCAACATGGATTCCTTTACACAAGATCTACTTGTCTCTAACCTTGATCTTCTGTTAAAATATTGTGACCGTTATTACAACCGCCAGTTTTTGACTAGAAAGAAAGTGAATAGTGACCTTCTTTCCAAGTTGGAGCTATTATTGGATGATTATTTCAAAAATGATAAGTTAACCATTAACGGTATACCCTCAGTTCACTTCATTGCTGAGCAACTGCACCTGAGTGCAAATTATTTGAGTGATATGTTAAGAGCGCAGACAGGGCAAACCACGCAACAGCATATCCAGAACCGGTTGATCGAAAAAGCAAAAGAATTACTCTCTACTACTTCAACGTCGGTTTCTGAAATTGCCTATCAGCTTGGATTTGAACATCCGCAATCATTTCACCGCCTCTTTAAAAGCCGAACATCATTTTCTCCACTGGAATTCAGATCATCATTAAATTAA
- a CDS encoding type 1 glutamine amidotransferase domain-containing protein: protein MKKLLLIVTNVDKYASGLPTGLWLSELTHIYHKAKDRNWNITIASPKGGLVPIDPESLKPLVLDKISKNYYEDPLFMEELNHSKSLYEVINESFDCVYLAGGHATMYDFPDDENIKKIISQQYENGKLVAAICHGVGGLLNVSLSNGEHMIKGKSMTGFDWFEETIARRKREVPFNLEAAIKERGADLKKAFIPMTSNVVIDGHLITGQNPFSSKEMANVVVEQLEKI from the coding sequence ATGAAAAAGCTTTTATTAATTGTTACCAATGTCGATAAGTATGCAAGTGGTCTGCCAACTGGACTATGGCTCAGTGAGCTGACGCATATCTATCATAAAGCCAAGGATAGAAATTGGAACATAACGATAGCAAGTCCAAAGGGAGGTCTTGTTCCCATTGATCCTGAAAGCCTGAAGCCATTGGTTCTTGACAAGATTTCGAAAAATTATTATGAAGATCCATTATTCATGGAGGAGCTGAACCATTCAAAAAGCCTTTATGAAGTAATTAATGAATCTTTTGATTGTGTATATCTTGCCGGCGGGCATGCTACGATGTATGATTTTCCAGATGACGAAAATATTAAAAAAATCATCAGCCAACAATACGAAAATGGGAAACTGGTCGCCGCAATCTGTCATGGGGTTGGTGGATTATTAAATGTAAGTCTTAGCAATGGTGAGCATATGATCAAAGGAAAATCAATGACCGGATTTGATTGGTTTGAAGAAACTATTGCCAGAAGAAAACGTGAAGTTCCGTTCAACCTTGAAGCCGCCATTAAAGAACGGGGAGCAGATCTCAAAAAGGCTTTTATACCAATGACCTCCAATGTTGTTATTGATGGTCATTTGATAACGGGTCAAAACCCTTTCAGTTCAAAGGAAATGGCAAATGTAGTTGTTGAGCAACTTGAAAAAATATAA
- a CDS encoding alpha/beta hydrolase → MANNIKAENDPQILSGIREFLKGLNNSGGKPLETLTPQQARQVLVDAQNSVEVDYSGIIEDEREITQDGITVNIHIVKPANASSENLPVFMFTHGGGWVLGDYPTHRRLVRDLVVHSGAAAVFTDYTPSPEAQYPVAINQIYSATKWVAENGAEIGVDGKNMAAAGNSVGGNMTAVLCLMAKDKRGPEIKFQLLLWPVTDADFTRDSWQKYAEERFLTAPLMKWMWDNYLPDTEKRKQYYATPFNAPLEKLQGLPPALVQLAENDILFDEGLAYARKLDEAGVPTTIETYNGFIHDYGLLNPLDHIEAVKFSSEQGALALKKALFGKG, encoded by the coding sequence ATGGCAAACAACATTAAAGCTGAAAACGATCCTCAGATCCTTTCGGGGATTCGCGAATTTCTGAAGGGTTTGAATAATAGTGGCGGAAAACCATTGGAAACATTGACTCCCCAGCAAGCCAGACAAGTTTTGGTTGATGCACAAAATTCTGTTGAAGTGGATTATAGCGGTATAATAGAAGATGAAAGGGAAATTACACAGGATGGAATTACGGTCAATATCCATATTGTAAAACCCGCTAATGCCTCTTCCGAAAACCTTCCAGTATTCATGTTTACTCACGGGGGAGGATGGGTATTGGGTGACTATCCAACACATAGAAGATTGGTAAGAGATCTTGTTGTTCACAGTGGTGCAGCAGCAGTTTTTACCGATTATACCCCTTCTCCGGAAGCACAATATCCGGTAGCTATAAATCAGATATATTCAGCCACTAAATGGGTGGCAGAGAATGGTGCTGAAATTGGTGTTGATGGTAAAAATATGGCTGCTGCCGGAAACAGCGTGGGGGGAAATATGACGGCAGTCCTTTGCCTGATGGCAAAAGATAAAAGGGGACCAGAAATAAAATTCCAGTTGCTTCTATGGCCTGTCACTGACGCCGATTTTACGCGTGACTCGTGGCAAAAATATGCAGAAGAAAGGTTCCTGACAGCCCCACTAATGAAATGGATGTGGGACAATTATCTTCCTGATACTGAAAAACGCAAACAATATTATGCAACCCCGTTCAATGCACCATTGGAAAAACTTCAAGGACTTCCACCTGCATTAGTTCAGCTGGCTGAAAATGATATCCTTTTTGACGAAGGTTTAGCGTACGCAAGAAAGCTGGATGAAGCTGGAGTTCCGACAACCATCGAGACTTATAATGGATTTATTCATGATTATGGTCTATTAAATCCATTAGATCATATTGAAGCAGTGAAGTTTTCTTCAGAGCAAGGAGCACTAGCTCTTAAAAAAGCTTTGTTTGGAAAAGGATAA